The DNA window CTGAAGCGTTAATCGCCAGAAGCGAATCGAAAAAAAGCGCTGCCGATGCAGCGCTTTTTTTATGCCCGTTAACGGGAGAAGGGACGGATGCCGCCGCCGAATTCCGGCTGCGCGCTGACGTACAGCAGCAGCCCGGCAGCCAGCAGGATCAGACCGCCGGCCAGCGCCAACGTCCCCCAAGCCACTGCGCTCCAGGCGGCGGGCGCACGCGAACGACTGAGGCGCACCGCCAGCCGGCGGCTGTAATGCACCAGCAGCGCCAGCATCGAGATGGTCAACGAGGTGCCGAACGCCATCGCCAGCGCGGAGATCACTCCCCAGCCGAACACGCCGATCACCTTGGAGAACAGCAGCACCAAAATCGCCCCCGAACAGGGGCGCATGCCCATCGCCAGCACGATGGCGGCCTGAGTGCGCCAATCGCTTCCCGCCTGCAGCTCGCTGTCGCTCGGCAGATGACGGTGGCCGCAGCCGCAATTGGCGCTGTGCACATGATCCGCCGCCAGCGGCGTCAGGCTATTGATGCGCAGCGCCGGCGCCGGGCGCATCGCCTTGATCGCCGCAAACAAACGCTTCAGCGCGCGCCAACTCAGCAGCACACCAAGCAGCATCACCAGGATAAAGCTGCCCTTCTCCAGCCAGAAGCTGCTTTGGTGCAGCTGGCGCGAAGAGAGCTGCAATACCACCAGCATCAGCGTGACCAGCGCGATCGCCACTCCGCCCTGCACCAGCGAGGCGGCGAAGGTCAGCTTCAGGCTGCTTTTCAGCCGCGCCGGATGGGTAGCCAGGTAGGTGGCGATCACCACTTTGCCGTGGCCGGGGCCAAGCGCATGCAAGACGCCATAGCCGAGGCTGAACAGCATCAGCGCCAGCCCGGCCTGCTGCGGCGCGGCCTTCACCTGCTGCAACAGCCCCGCCATCTGCTGGTGCAGCGCTTTTTGCCATACCACGCTCTGCATCAGCAGCTGCGGCCAATAGTGCCACGCCAGCAGCGCGGCGGCCGCCAGCGCCAGCGTGAACGGCAGCAGCGGCCACAGGCCGAAGGCCCAGTGGCGTTGGCTCGTCGTCGGTGGTGAGAAATTTAACGACATTGCAGCGTCACCCGCTGGGCGAACTGCTGCCCCAGCGCCAGGTCTTCGCCGGGCGAGTCGTTCTTGTCGAGCGACAGCGCATAGGCCTGCAGCGACGCATTCGGCTTCGGCGTCATCAGCTTATAGCTACACAGCTGCGCCATCTCCGGCGGCAGATGCAGCGCATTTTGGTCTTTATAGGTCATATCCACGAAATAAGTCGGATCGTAAGTAGAAAGTTCGAACGGCTTGCCCGCCAGCGGCTGTGGCTCAGCCAACGGCAGCACGAACTCCAGCACCGCCTGATTGCCCTGGCGCGACAGGTGATATTCGCTGGGCAAGTTCAGGTATTTCACCGGCTTGCCGTCGCGGTAAAGATCGGTGAAATAGTGCTGCCCCAGCACGTTGGCCATCACTTCCGCCGCCAGCTTTTTCCACACCTCCGAATCGCTCTTGGCGTTTTTCGCATCGTAGAGCAGATCTGCCGAGGTGATTTCATCCATTACCCACACCATTTTCAGACCGACCAGCCGCTGGTCCTTGGCGACGAAGGTGGTGTTCATGTCGATAAAGCTGTGCGGATGAGCGATCGCACCGGCGCTGAACACGGCGCCAAAGGCAGCCAAAAGACGACGTAACTTCATCATTATCCTGTCTTACCTGTATTTGTTATAACGTAACACAAACAAATGCCGAACGGCCCGCCTCTCCCGGCGATATTTGTGACGAAAGTTGTAAGCCGAAGTAAAAGCCGCGCGGTAACCCTGCCATTACAAAGCCTTTTGCTATGCTTAGGCATAATCGCAACCTTTTATGCCGGAAGGTGATAATGAGCCTGGACACCTCTCCCGTGCCCGAGCTCTCCGGACAACAACGGCGCTGCCATCTGCTGCTGATGCTGTACACGCCGGAGCCCGAGTTACAGCTGGAGACCCTGAGCCGAATCAACGGCGTCGCCCCCCCGATAACCCGGCAAGATATAGCCGAGGTGGCCAGTGAAATCCAGCGTTTCCACCACCTGGAGATCGCCGTCGATCACGATCGTGGTTACCAACTGCGGGGCAGCACGCTCGACCAGCGCCTGTGCCTGATCCATTGGCTGCGGCGGGCCCTGCGCTGCAGCCCGCAATTCGTTGAAGGCGATTTCGCCCCGCGCCTGCGGCACGCGCTGGCGGCCGATGCCGCCCTGGCGTCTGCGCTGGCAGAGGCGATCGATGCCTGCGAGCCGCTGCTCAACCGCCGCTTCGATGCACGCGACCGCCAATTCCTGCAGCATTATCTGCTTTACTGCGCCTGGCAAAATCGCCTGCGGCAGCATCCGCGTTTCGACGCCGTTCAGCGTGACTGGCTGCGGCAAAAACCGGAGCAGCAGGCCGCCGCCTGGCTGCATCAGGCCTGCAACCGGCTGTTTAATCAGCCGCCGCAGGCAGACGAGCGCGATTTTTTGGCGCTGACCTTCACCATGTTGAAAAATCACAGCTACCACAGCAACGACTCCGCGCAGGAACAGCGGCTGATGACGGCCATCGACAGCATGGTCGAGCGCTTCCAGCAGCTTTCCGGCATGGCCTTCAGCAGCAAAACGGAGCTGGTCAGCCAGCTGTTTGCCCATCTGGCGCCGGCGCTGGAGCGCTGCCGTTTCGCCATCGGCATCGACAATATGCTGCTGGAAGAAGTGGTGCGCAAATACCCGCGGCTGATGCGCACCACGCAGGAAGCGCTGAAACCGCTGGAGCAGGAGTACGGCGTGCATTTTTCCAACGAGGAGGCGGGCCTGGTGGCCATCAGCTTCGGCGCCTGGCTGATGCAGGACAACGCGCTGCAGGAAAAACAGGTGCTGCTGCTGACGCTGGACAACCCGCAGTTGGAAGAAGAAGTGGAATACCAGATCCGCGAGCTCACGCTGCTGCCGCTGAACATCAAGTATCTGCCGCTGAACGACTATCTGCGCGGCGGCGCGCCGCAGGGCGTCATGCTGGTGATCACCCCTTATGCGGCGGTGCACAGCGATCCGCACCCGCCGCTGATCTATACCGAACTGCCGCTGGAAACCCGGCAGCGCCAGGCGATCCGCGCGCTGCTGGAAGCCCCTTAATCAGCGGCTGACGCTGACCGCCGGCGGCCGGATGAACAAGGCCGGCACCGCGACCGCCGCCATCACCCAGAATACCCCGCCCTGCCAATGTTCGAACAGGAACCCGGCAATGACCGTCATGACGGCGATGCCGCCGCCCATCGCCAGCGCCGAATACACCGCCTGCAGCCGGATCACCTCTTGCCCCTGGCGCGCGGCGATAAAGCGCATCGCCGCCAGATGGCAGACGGTGAAGGTGCCGCAGTGCAGGATCTGGATCAGCAGCAGCCAGCCCAGCTCGGTGCTGTAGGCCATCAGGCTCCAGCGCAGCACGCCGCAGCAGGCGGAGAGCAACAGCAGGTTGCGCGCATTCCAGCGGCGGAACAGCACGTTGCTGCTGGCGAAAATAATCACCTCCGCCATTACGCCGAGCGACCACAGATAGCCGATGGTCGAGGCCGAATAGCCCGCCTCCTGCCAGTAAATGGAGCCGAAGCTGTAGTAGCCGGCATGCGCCCCCTGCAGCAGCGTGACGCACAGCAGGAAGCGCCAGACCGGCCCTTCTTTCAGCAGTGCCCACAGCGAGCGCTCAGCTCCGCTGTGCGTGCGCGCTTCGCCCTGCGGCATGACGCTCGGCTTCAGCAACATGCCCAGCAGCATCGCCAACACGCTGAAGATCAGGCTGTAAAGAATGGCGTTATGGCCCCACACCGCCACCAGCTGCCCGGTCAGCGCCGAGCCGATGACGAACGCCAGCGAGCCCCACAGCCTTACCCGGCCGTAGTCCATGCGGATCTGCTTTTGCCAGGTGCCGGCCAACGCGTCGGTCAGCGGTACCAGCGGCGAGAAGAACAGGTTGAAGCCCGCTATCACCAGCATCAGCCAGCCCCAGCCGTTGCCGAAGCAAAAGCCGACCGCGAAGGCCAAGGTCAGCAGCGCCAGCAGGCGCAGGGCGGAGACTAAATGAGAGGGATCTTTAACGCGGGGTGCAATCAGTAAACTACCGAGGAAGCGGGCCACCAAGCCGGCGCCGAGCAACATGCCGATGGTTTCGGGTGCGATGCCCTCGCCTTTCAGCCATACGCCCCAGAACGGTAAGAAGATGCCATAGGAAAAGAAGTAGGTGAAATAACTGAGCGCGAGCCAACGCGTTGATTGCAGAACCATGATCCCTCCGGAGTGAGGGCAATACTTTGACAGAGCTCACACTGCCCCGCAATCGTCATTCCACTTCAATGCGTTAGAGTGCCAGACAGTTCACAGTTTGCTGCTGGCGGACATAAAAAAAACCCGCCGCAGCGGGTTTTTTTGGGAGAAAGCGGGATTATGCGTAAACCGGCAGGCGGGCGCAGATATCCAGCACTTTCTTCTTGGTGCGTTCGATGGTGGCTTCATCGTTGATGTTGTCCAGCACATCGCAGATCCAACCGGCCAGTTCGCGCACGTCGGCCTCTTTGAAGCCGCGACGGGTCACGGCCGGGGTGCCGATACGCACGCCGGAGGTAACGAACGGGCTCTTCGGATCGTTCGGCACGCTGTTTTTGTTGACGGTGATGTTGGCGCGGCCCAGGGCAGCGTCCGCTTCTTTACCGGTCAGGTTTTTGTCGACCAGATCCAGCAGGAACAGGTGGTTATGGGTGCCGCCGGAGACCACTTTATAGCCGCGCTGCAGGAACACGTCCACCATCGCCTTGGCGTTGACCGCCACTTGCTGCTGATAAACCTTGAACTCAGGCTCCATCGCTTCTTTCAGCGCCACCGCCTTGCCGGCGATCACGTGCATCAACGGGCCGCCCTGGCCGCCAGGGAACACGGCGGAGTTCAGCTTTTTGTACAGCTCTTCGTCGCCGCCCTTCGCCAGGATCAGGCCGCCGCGCGGGCCCGCCAGGGTTTTGTGGGTGGTGGTGGTGACGATGTGCGCGTGCGGTACCGGGTTCGGGTACACGCCAGCGGCGATCAGGCCGGCCACGTGCGCCATGTCGACGAACAGGTAAGCGCCGATGCTGTCGGCGATTTCGCGCATTTTGGCCCAGTCAACCACGCCGGAGTAAGCGGAGAAGCCGCCGATGATCATTTTCGGCTTGTGGGTTTGCGCCTGCTTGGCCAGATCGTCATAGTCGATTTGACCTTTGTCGTCGATGCCGTAAGGCACCACGTTATACAGTTTGCCGGACAGGTTGACCGGGGAACCGTGGGTCAGGTGGCCGCCGTGCGCCAGGTTCATGCCCAGAATGGTGTCGCCCGGCTGCAGCAGCGCGGTGTACACAGCGAAGTTAGCCTGGGAGCCGGAGTGCGGCTGCACGTTGGCGTAATCGGCGCCGAACAATTCTTTGGCGCGATCGATAGCCAGCTGCTCAACGATATCCACGTATTCGCAGCCGCCGTAGTAACGCTTGCCCGGATAGCCTTCAGCGTATTTGTTGGTCAGCTGGGAACCCTGAGCCTGCATCACGCGCGGGCTGGTGTAGTTCTCAGACGCGATCAGCTCGATGTGCTCTTCCTGACGCACCACTTCCTGCTCCATGGCACGCCACAGTTCCGCATCGTAATCGGCAATGTTCATTTCACGCTTTAACATCCGGCATCTCCTGACTTAAATCAGCTAACTAAAAAATCACCAAATAACTACCCGTTTGGGTTCTGGGCCACAGTGTAAACCGTTTCGCCCCACCGAAGATAGGTCTTGACAGAGGTTTTTACGCAAACGATTGGCATAAGGTGGCGCAAGGCTTTGATCCGCGAAACACCGCCGTTTATCAACGGACATTTCCTCATGCGAACAATGCGCTTTTTTCATGTTTTGTGAGCGCGATCGACGCCCGAAGAACACCGCAACGAAAACAAGGGTATTTACAAGCGACGCGGAACCCAATAAGATGCATTTAAAATACATCATTAAAATTATCGTCAAGATCCCAACCCAAGGAGCGCTTCCATGCTGGATAGCCAAACCATCGCCACCGTGAAATCCACCATTCCCCTGCTGGCTGCGACCGGGCCGAAGCTGACCGCCCACTTTTACGATCGCATGTTCGCGCACAACCCGGAATTGAAAGACATTTTCAACATGAGCAACCAGCGCAACGGCGATCAGCGTCAGGCGCTGTTCGACGCCATCTGCGCCTATGCCGCCAACATCGAGAACCTGGCGGCGCTGCTGCCGGCGGTGGAGCGCATCGCGCAGAAGCATACCAGCTTCAATATCCAGCCGGAGCAGTACAACATCGTCGGCGGTCACCTGCTGGCGACGCTGGACGAAATGTTCAGCCCGGGTCAGGAAGTCCTGGACGCCTGGGGCAAGGCCTACGGCGTGCTGGCCAACGTATTTATCCAGCGTGAAGAGCAAATTTATCAGCAGAGCGAAGCCGACAACGGCGGCTGGCGCGATCTGCGCGCGTTCCGCATCCTGAAGAAACAGCCGCAGAGCGACGTGATCTGCAGCTTCGTGCTGGCGCCGGTGGACGGCGGCCGGGTGGCGGACTTCAAACCGGGGCAATACCTGGCGGTCTACATCAAGCACGACAGCCTGGAACATCAGGAAATTCGCCAGTACTCGCTGACCACCTCGCCGAACGGCGAGTTCTACCGCATCGCGGTGAAGCGTGAAGATCAGGGTAAAGTGTCCAACTACCTGCACCAGCAGGCGCAGGAAGGCGACGTGATCTACATCGCCCCGCCGCACGGCGACTTCTTCCTCGACGTGGCGCCGACCACGCCGGTGGCGCTGATCTCCGCCGGCGTCGGCCAAACCCCGATGCTCGGCATGCTCAACACCCTGCACGACAACCAGCATCAGGCGCAGGTCCACTGGCTGCACGCGGCGGAAAACGGCAGCGTGCACGCCTTTGCCGATGAGGTGGCGGATATTGCCGGGCGCATGCCGAATCTGAGCCGCCATGTGTGGTACCGCGAGCCGGGTGCCGATGACGTGGAAGGCCGCGACTATCACAGCCGCGGATTGATGGATTTGAGCGCGCTGCAAGGCAGCCTGGCCGATCCGCAGATGCACTATTACTTCTGCGGCCCGGTGGCCTTCATGCAGTTCGTGGGCAAACAGCTGCTGGAAATGGGCGTAGAGGCCGAACGCATCCACTACGAATGCTTCGGCCCGCATAAGGTGCTGTAATGCTTGCGGAGCGCGGCCGTCAGACCGCGCTCCCCTCTCATTTCGCCTGCAGTTGGCGCGCGTCCTGCACCTGCTGCACCGTCACCGGCGCCGCCTGGTTGCCCCAGCTTCCCCGCAGATAGCTCATCAGATCCGCCGCCTGTCGATCGTTCAACGCCCAGCCGTAAGCCGGCATGTCAAACGCCATCGCCTGCTGCGTGATCGGTGTATGCGCCCCCTCCAACACTACCCGCAGCGCGGTCAGCGGATTATCCGCCGTTACCGTGGCATTGCCCGCCAGCGCCGGTATGGCAAAGTCAGTGCCTTCGCCCTTGTTGCCGTGGCAGGTCGAGCAGTACATCGCGTAGGTCGCCTTGCCGCCCGGATTATTCGCCGGCACGGCAGGCGCAGCGGCTTTGGCGGCGGTTTCCGGCGCCAGGCTGCGCAGGTACACCGCGATGGCGTTCAGATCGCCGTCGCTGAGGTACTGCGTGCTGTGGGTCACCACCTCGCTCATCGGCCCGACGACCGCCGCATGGCGGCTGCGGCCGGTTTTCAGCAGCGCCGTCACCTCTTCCGGCGGCAGGCCGCGCAGATTGGAGGCGTACCAGCCGTCCAGCTCGGCGCCGCTCAGGAACACCGGCTCCTTACCGTCCAGCCCCTTCTCCTGCATCGCCCAGCCGCGCGGCGTGTGGCAACTGCCGCAATGGCCCGCGCCCTGCACCAGGTAGGCGCCGCGGTTCCACTCGGCGCTTTGCTGCGGATCTGCCTGATACGGCTGGTCGTCGTGGAACAGCGAGTTCCACACCGCCAGCGGCCAGCGCATCGACAATGGCCAGCTGATGTCGCTGTCACGGTTGGCGACGTTCTGTGCCGGCACCTCATTCATCAGATAGTCATACAGCGCGCGCATGTCTTCCGCGCTCATTTTGGCGTACGAGGTGTACGGCATCGCCGGGTAGAGCCGGTGACCGTCTTTGGCTATCCCCTGGCGCATGGCGCGGTCGAACTCCTCGAACGAATAGGCGCCGATGCCGTGCAGCTTGTCCGACGTGATGTTGGTGGCGTAGATAGCCCCGAGCGGCGTCGGGAACTTCATGCCGCCCGCCAGTTCAGCGCCGCCCGGCGCGGTGTGGCAGGCGGTGCAATCGCCGGCTTTGGCGACGTATTCCCCGGCCGACATCGCCTGGGCCGAGCCGCCGGCCGCCAGCAGGCTCAACAGGTACAGCGAACGCAGACTCATGCTCCCTCCTTGGCGGCAACCTTGCCGTAGGCCAGTTCGTTCACCGCACGCCACGCCTGATCGATCGCCGAGTTGGCGTACGGGCTCCAGTCAGAATCGGAGTTGGCGATAACGATCTTACCGATCGGCTGCCGCGCCGTTTCGATGATTTTCTTGGCTTCTTCTTCGTCGTCAAACAGCCCGTTAAGGAAGTAGGAATAACCGTGCGACCAGCGGTTGACGGTGATCGCCTGAATATCGCGCTGATGGTCGAAACCCGCCTCGCCCAGCATGCCCTGCAGCTGTTCGCGGATCATCTGCTCATGCACCTCGAACGGCGTGCCCAGCAGCAGCGCGCGCCCTTTACGCGACTGCTCGCGCGGGCTGAGGCCGCTGCCCGGCAGCGTCGGCACGTACACCATATGCAGACCGATTGGCCGATCCGGATCGCGCGGGTGCTGATAACCGCCCATGCTCACCGGGTAGTCCAGCTTCACGCGGCTGTACGGCGCGGCCGGCGAATAAATTTCGTGCACGCCCAGCTTGATGAACGGCTGCCAGTTGCGGATCACCACCTTGCTGTACACCAGCGGCGCCTTGACGTTCTGCTTCAGCGCCTCCTGCTGCTCGTGCGACATCTCCGGCACCAGGTACGGGATCATCATGTTGTAGCCGGCCATCACCACCTGCCCGGCGCGCACTTTGGTCATCTTCTCGCCGGTCATGTAGGTGACTTCCACCTTGTCGCCGACGTTGGCCGCGTGCAGCCCGGTGCTGTTCAAACGCAGCTTCACCGGCGACTCCGGCCGATCGAGCTGGCTGTAGTCGAATTTGGCCAGCACCACGTCGTTCATGTCTTTGCCGGCCGGCGCCACCGCCGGGATCAGCTTGCGCACCATCAGGCGCGTCAGCGTGGCGTTGCCGTCCGGGAAGTGGAACACGTAA is part of the Serratia marcescens genome and encodes:
- the csiE gene encoding stationary phase inducible protein CsiE, which codes for MSLDTSPVPELSGQQRRCHLLLMLYTPEPELQLETLSRINGVAPPITRQDIAEVASEIQRFHHLEIAVDHDRGYQLRGSTLDQRLCLIHWLRRALRCSPQFVEGDFAPRLRHALAADAALASALAEAIDACEPLLNRRFDARDRQFLQHYLLYCAWQNRLRQHPRFDAVQRDWLRQKPEQQAAAWLHQACNRLFNQPPQADERDFLALTFTMLKNHSYHSNDSAQEQRLMTAIDSMVERFQQLSGMAFSSKTELVSQLFAHLAPALERCRFAIGIDNMLLEEVVRKYPRLMRTTQEALKPLEQEYGVHFSNEEAGLVAISFGAWLMQDNALQEKQVLLLTLDNPQLEEEVEYQIRELTLLPLNIKYLPLNDYLRGGAPQGVMLVITPYAAVHSDPHPPLIYTELPLETRQRQAIRALLEAP
- the glyA gene encoding serine hydroxymethyltransferase, with the protein product MLKREMNIADYDAELWRAMEQEVVRQEEHIELIASENYTSPRVMQAQGSQLTNKYAEGYPGKRYYGGCEYVDIVEQLAIDRAKELFGADYANVQPHSGSQANFAVYTALLQPGDTILGMNLAHGGHLTHGSPVNLSGKLYNVVPYGIDDKGQIDYDDLAKQAQTHKPKMIIGGFSAYSGVVDWAKMREIADSIGAYLFVDMAHVAGLIAAGVYPNPVPHAHIVTTTTHKTLAGPRGGLILAKGGDEELYKKLNSAVFPGGQGGPLMHVIAGKAVALKEAMEPEFKVYQQQVAVNAKAMVDVFLQRGYKVVSGGTHNHLFLLDLVDKNLTGKEADAALGRANITVNKNSVPNDPKSPFVTSGVRIGTPAVTRRGFKEADVRELAGWICDVLDNINDEATIERTKKKVLDICARLPVYA
- a CDS encoding c-type cytochrome, giving the protein MSLRSLYLLSLLAAGGSAQAMSAGEYVAKAGDCTACHTAPGGAELAGGMKFPTPLGAIYATNITSDKLHGIGAYSFEEFDRAMRQGIAKDGHRLYPAMPYTSYAKMSAEDMRALYDYLMNEVPAQNVANRDSDISWPLSMRWPLAVWNSLFHDDQPYQADPQQSAEWNRGAYLVQGAGHCGSCHTPRGWAMQEKGLDGKEPVFLSGAELDGWYASNLRGLPPEEVTALLKTGRSRHAAVVGPMSEVVTHSTQYLSDGDLNAIAVYLRSLAPETAAKAAAPAVPANNPGGKATYAMYCSTCHGNKGEGTDFAIPALAGNATVTADNPLTALRVVLEGAHTPITQQAMAFDMPAYGWALNDRQAADLMSYLRGSWGNQAAPVTVQQVQDARQLQAK
- a CDS encoding 3-phenylpropionate MFS transporter; this encodes MVLQSTRWLALSYFTYFFSYGIFLPFWGVWLKGEGIAPETIGMLLGAGLVARFLGSLLIAPRVKDPSHLVSALRLLALLTLAFAVGFCFGNGWGWLMLVIAGFNLFFSPLVPLTDALAGTWQKQIRMDYGRVRLWGSLAFVIGSALTGQLVAVWGHNAILYSLIFSVLAMLLGMLLKPSVMPQGEARTHSGAERSLWALLKEGPVWRFLLCVTLLQGAHAGYYSFGSIYWQEAGYSASTIGYLWSLGVMAEVIIFASSNVLFRRWNARNLLLLSACCGVLRWSLMAYSTELGWLLLIQILHCGTFTVCHLAAMRFIAARQGQEVIRLQAVYSALAMGGGIAVMTVIAGFLFEHWQGGVFWVMAAVAVPALFIRPPAVSVSR
- a CDS encoding nickel/cobalt transporter; translated protein: MSLNFSPPTTSQRHWAFGLWPLLPFTLALAAAALLAWHYWPQLLMQSVVWQKALHQQMAGLLQQVKAAPQQAGLALMLFSLGYGVLHALGPGHGKVVIATYLATHPARLKSSLKLTFAASLVQGGVAIALVTLMLVVLQLSSRQLHQSSFWLEKGSFILVMLLGVLLSWRALKRLFAAIKAMRPAPALRINSLTPLAADHVHSANCGCGHRHLPSDSELQAGSDWRTQAAIVLAMGMRPCSGAILVLLFSKVIGVFGWGVISALAMAFGTSLTISMLALLVHYSRRLAVRLSRSRAPAAWSAVAWGTLALAGGLILLAAGLLLYVSAQPEFGGGIRPFSR
- a CDS encoding DUF1007 family protein, whose product is MMKLRRLLAAFGAVFSAGAIAHPHSFIDMNTTFVAKDQRLVGLKMVWVMDEITSADLLYDAKNAKSDSEVWKKLAAEVMANVLGQHYFTDLYRDGKPVKYLNLPSEYHLSRQGNQAVLEFVLPLAEPQPLAGKPFELSTYDPTYFVDMTYKDQNALHLPPEMAQLCSYKLMTPKPNASLQAYALSLDKNDSPGEDLALGQQFAQRVTLQCR
- the hmpA gene encoding NO-inducible flavohemoprotein, translating into MLDSQTIATVKSTIPLLAATGPKLTAHFYDRMFAHNPELKDIFNMSNQRNGDQRQALFDAICAYAANIENLAALLPAVERIAQKHTSFNIQPEQYNIVGGHLLATLDEMFSPGQEVLDAWGKAYGVLANVFIQREEQIYQQSEADNGGWRDLRAFRILKKQPQSDVICSFVLAPVDGGRVADFKPGQYLAVYIKHDSLEHQEIRQYSLTTSPNGEFYRIAVKREDQGKVSNYLHQQAQEGDVIYIAPPHGDFFLDVAPTTPVALISAGVGQTPMLGMLNTLHDNQHQAQVHWLHAAENGSVHAFADEVADIAGRMPNLSRHVWYREPGADDVEGRDYHSRGLMDLSALQGSLADPQMHYYFCGPVAFMQFVGKQLLEMGVEAERIHYECFGPHKVL